From Actinoplanes oblitus, a single genomic window includes:
- a CDS encoding carboxylesterase/lipase family protein, producing the protein MPEVRVTAGVVRGRVEAGLAVFRGIPYAAPPVGVNRFGAPRPVERWDGTRAAVSFGPPVPQSEVLGRDAAREADDGDWLTLNVWSPALDPAAGLPVLVWIYGGGYAVGMSSRPEYDGGHLARDGQVVLVTFNYRLGVEGFAHLAGAPDNRGLLDQVAALEWVRDNIAAFGGDPGRVTVFGESAGAGSVAALLAMPRAAGLFRGAVAQSVPGTFFSRELAADVATACAAELGLRPTVADLAEVDPALLVLAGDAAVAEPPDRWGQAGYRSIGFAPVVDGDTLPDTPWRAVAAGSARDVVLLTGHTRDEQRLFTAMAGLLGQVTAGQAATALDMLAPGPDGARRYREAYPEAGPERLYELVHSDWLFRMPSLRLADAQVAARGRAFLYELSWPAPGMGGVLGACHGLDVPLVFGNLTSGQPALLLGDRGGRRGDGGDRRGDESERSVDGIAEPGDDTARPVDEAAVLSARMRAAWTAFAADGDPGWPAYTADRRSTRIFDVPDAVAAYPEERSRLIWAGHDFPPLTRSLQ; encoded by the coding sequence GTGCCTGAAGTTCGTGTGACAGCGGGTGTGGTGCGCGGCCGGGTGGAGGCCGGGCTGGCGGTGTTCCGCGGGATTCCGTACGCGGCACCGCCGGTCGGGGTCAACCGGTTCGGCGCGCCGCGACCGGTGGAACGCTGGGACGGGACACGGGCGGCGGTGTCGTTCGGGCCGCCGGTGCCGCAGAGCGAGGTGCTCGGCCGGGACGCGGCCCGCGAGGCCGACGACGGCGACTGGCTGACCCTCAACGTCTGGTCACCGGCTCTCGACCCGGCGGCGGGACTGCCGGTTCTGGTGTGGATCTACGGCGGCGGGTACGCGGTCGGCATGTCGAGCCGGCCGGAGTACGATGGCGGCCACCTCGCCCGGGACGGCCAGGTCGTCCTGGTGACCTTCAACTATCGGCTCGGCGTGGAGGGTTTCGCGCACCTCGCCGGGGCGCCGGACAACCGTGGGCTGCTCGACCAGGTCGCCGCCCTGGAATGGGTGCGGGACAACATCGCCGCGTTCGGTGGCGACCCGGGCCGGGTGACGGTCTTCGGTGAGTCGGCCGGTGCCGGCTCGGTGGCCGCCCTGCTGGCCATGCCCCGTGCGGCCGGGCTGTTCCGCGGCGCGGTGGCGCAGAGCGTGCCGGGCACGTTCTTCTCCCGCGAACTCGCCGCCGACGTCGCCACCGCCTGCGCGGCCGAGCTGGGGCTGCGTCCGACCGTCGCGGACCTCGCCGAGGTGGACCCGGCGCTGCTGGTCCTCGCGGGTGACGCGGCGGTGGCCGAGCCGCCGGACCGCTGGGGCCAGGCCGGGTACCGGTCGATCGGGTTCGCGCCGGTCGTCGACGGCGACACCCTGCCGGACACGCCGTGGCGCGCGGTGGCGGCCGGCTCCGCCCGGGACGTGGTCCTGCTGACCGGGCACACCCGGGACGAGCAGCGGCTGTTCACCGCGATGGCCGGCCTGCTCGGGCAGGTGACCGCCGGGCAGGCGGCGACCGCTCTCGACATGCTCGCGCCCGGCCCGGACGGCGCGCGGCGCTATCGGGAGGCCTACCCGGAGGCCGGCCCCGAGCGGCTCTACGAGCTGGTCCACTCCGACTGGCTGTTCCGGATGCCCAGCCTGCGTCTGGCCGACGCGCAGGTCGCGGCCCGCGGTCGAGCTTTCCTGTACGAGCTGAGCTGGCCCGCCCCGGGTATGGGCGGAGTCCTGGGTGCCTGCCACGGCCTGGACGTCCCCCTCGTCTTCGGCAACCTGACCAGCGGCCAGCCCGCCCTGCTCCTCGGCGACCGCGGTGGGCGGCGCGGCGACGGCGGTGACCGGCGCGGTGATGAGAGCGAGCGGTCCGTGGATGGCATCGCCGAGCCCGGCGACGACACTGCTCGGCCTGTCGATGAGGCGGCCGTCCTGTCCGCGCGGATGCGGGCCGCCTGGACCGCCTTCGCCGCCGACGGCGATCCGGGCTGGCCCGCCTACACCGCCGACCGGCGGAGTACCCGGATCTTCGACGTCCCGGATGCCGTCGCCGCCTATCCCGAGGAGCGCTCCCGGCTGATCTGGGCCGGTCACGACTTCCCGCCGCTCACCAGGAGCCTGCAATGA